Genomic window (Aquila chrysaetos chrysaetos chromosome 14, bAquChr1.4, whole genome shotgun sequence):
TGGTGACACCGGCAAAGGAGCCCTCACGGTGGAGTCGGCCAGGGCTGTGCGTTCCCAAAATATGACCAGGGGCGCTTGGATGTGCAGTCGGCAGTACGATGACGGCTTAAAAATCTGGTTCGCGCCCCGGGAGAACGAGAAGCCCTTCGCGGATTCAGAGAGGGCTCAGAAATGGCGACTGTCCCTGGCATCGCTCTTGTTTTTCACGGTCCTGCTCTCTGATCACTTGTGGTTCTGCGCCGAGGCCAAATTCACGGGGACGGGAGAGAAGGAGCAGCCGCCGCCCGAGGCGCCGAAGCCCGCGGAGCCGCCGGAGCTGCCGGCGGGCATGGGGGAGCCGgcgccccccgcgccccggctCCTCGCCCCCCCCTcgccctccctcccgccctcccctggcggcggcggcggcggcggccgccccaACGGCACCGAGCCCCGGCACGGCAAGGCTGCTTTTCTGGGGAACGCCACCGCCAGGCCCCTGGAGACGTGCCCCCCGCCCAGCTCCTCGTCCGGGCAGTGCTTCAGCCTGGGGGACGCGGAGGCGGtgtgccggcggcggggggggccgggccggccggcgggcgcggggcaGAGCCCGGCGCCCGGCTGGGACCCGACGGatttttacctttccttttgTAATTCCTACACACTTTGGGAGTTGTTCGCCGGGTTGTCCAATCCGGACACTTTGAACTGCAGTCTGGATGTGGTGCTGAGGGGGGGAGGCTCCTGCAGCCAGTGCGTCCAGGCTTACCAGCGCTACGACCAGCACGCTCAGGAGAAATACGAAGAGTTTGAGGTTACGCTCCAGAAGTATTTACAGTCGGAGGAGTACTCGGTGAAATCGTGTCCTGAGGATTGTAAGGTAGGAGCCCCCGCTGTGTTTCCTGTCCCTGCCTGGCGGGCTGGCGTGCCTCCCTCGGCTGTTGTGGCTGCCGCGGTCCGTGTTGTGGCTGCTTCGGTCTCCGCTCCTggcgccggcggccgcgggcTTTGGGGCGCAGTCGGAGCTGCGGAGGAGATCGGCGGGGAGCCCCCGTGAGCGCATTGCTAGAAGGGAGGCAAAGAGAGGGggaagcttggaaaaaaaaaaaaaaaaaaaaaaaagaagaggaaagaagcgATCCTCGGTCCTCTGGGAGTGCAGCGCTGGATTCCCCCTCCTCATGAATATGCGATTGGCTCCGGCTCGGCTGCCGGCTTCCAGCGGGCTGGTATGCGGCTTGGCGGCAGGCAGCGACAGGGGCTGCATGCCAATGAGCGGGGCCCGGAgcggccgccggggccggggccggggccggggccgcccgccggcgctgccctgcccgccggcacccccggggcgggccgggcccggAGCCGCAGCCTGCGGCCGGCgccggcgccggggccgggccgggttGGCGGGTCCGGCGGCCGGCGGCCGGGCGTCGTCGTCCCCCCGGGCCCGCGGCCTGGCTCTCCTGGGTTCCGTCGGGCGCCGGCCCCcgggggcggcggagcgggcgggCTGCCGGCCGCCtcgggagcggggagcgggacCGTGTCTGCAGGCGCCCTGCCAAAATCTGCGGAGCGGGGAAGAGCTGGAGGGCGAGGGTGGATGTCAGCGGGCACGGCGGTGGCCCTTGGCGGGGGAGCGACGGTGACAGCATTTCGATAAGCCGCCGCCGTTTTCTTTGGTGCCACTGGTGACCGCTTAGCAAGATGTAGaggtgtttcttttcctttggtagAAAGAAGGCAGGGTCCCACTTTGGCTCTTTGTAGTTGTTGCCTTTGCTCTACTTTTGCACAAGATTACTTGGCCTAGCACTCAAGAcaggaaagggcagaaaaaagtGTTGTCCTCGGCACCTGAAGTAACTAACTGCATGCCTTTTGCCCCGTTTGTTTGAGTATTTGTTGAGAGCTGGGCCAGGTGAATGGTTTCTGCCCTAAACTGAATTATCTCAACTACTGTAGCACTACATCAACCAGTCTGAACCGAATCCCACTTTAGCAGTGGAACACAATGGTGCATACAAATCCCCGCTCTGAACAGAAGGCCTAGCACTACCTCCACGCTTTCTAACTTCAGCAGCGCCTTCTGAAATCATTTCACAGTAACAGTCCATGCCTAAAGAATCCCAATCACCAATAAGTTAGCGTAATTTGCACATATCTTTGCCACAAAAATCGATCCACTGTCCCTCCAGAAGCTGAAATACCCTGTTATCTTAATTGGATAAAGTAGGAAagttgctgtatttattttttcttgttaaaccTGACAAAAGTAAAGTAGTCTCATCAGTGATTTTGACCCCACTTTTCTATGTTATAAGCTGTATGTGTACACACTCACTGTATGTATATTATGTACTCAGTTACTGATGgtgtaaatgtattttatttccagagcAAATTGGATAAGTAAAAAGCATATCGAATATAAATAGATGTCTACTGCTGTAAGGACATCTTTGCTATTTCAGTAACTCTCTAACTAGACGTTGACCTACTACTAGTCTGTACTGCCAAGC
Coding sequences:
- the NALF1 gene encoding transmembrane protein FAM155A codes for the protein MTRGAWMCSRQYDDGLKIWFAPRENEKPFADSERAQKWRLSLASLLFFTVLLSDHLWFCAEAKFTGTGEKEQPPPEAPKPAEPPELPAGMGEPAPPAPRLLAPPSPSLPPSPGGGGGGGRPNGTEPRHGKAAFLGNATARPLETCPPPSSSSGQCFSLGDAEAVCRRRGGPGRPAGAGQSPAPGWDPTDFYLSFCNSYTLWELFAGLSNPDTLNCSLDVVLRGGGSCSQCVQAYQRYDQHAQEKYEEFEVTLQKYLQSEEYSVKSCPEDCKTVYKAWLCSQYFEVTQFHCSNRIPCKQYCLEVQTRCPFILPDNDDVIYGGLSSFICTGLYENYPTNAEPECCDVRWGLLSDHQSKGTIKTSGSTMCHRTSLTVSSASRLCNSRLKLCVLVLILLHTVLTVSAAQNSTGLGFGGITTLEDNSTNEE